In the Caenorhabditis elegans chromosome X genome, one interval contains:
- the haly-1 gene encoding Histidine ammonia-lyase (Confirmed by transcript evidence) — MRLQVQIGTECVVVPCKPDDTIHAVAKKSVEKLRRLRPKLPLADDYFEVRRTVGNSLLDPEDLVSDVLKDSDFIIVAASVEETEDAKEAKKQEEIDNARAEIEKIDNRRRKVSFADSLAPMVLAPPTKLLILDGNSLLPEDLVRCEKGECAIQLSMESEDRIRKARTFLEKIASEHRAVYGVTTGFGTFSNVTIPPEKLKKLQLNLIRSHATGYGEPLAPNRARMLLALRINILAKGHSGISVENIKKMIAAFNAFCVSYVPQQGTVGCSGDLCPLAHLALGLLGEGKMWSPTTGWQPADVVLKKNNLEPLELGPKEGLALINGTQMVTALGAYTLERAHNIARQADVIAALSLDVLKGTTRAYDPDIHRIRPHRGQNLSALRLRALLHSEANPSQIAESHRNCTKVQDAYTLRCVPQVHGVVHDTIEFVREIITTEMNSATDNPLVFADREEIISGGNFHGEYPAKALDFLAIAVAELAQMSERRLERLVNKELSGLPTFLTPDGGLNSGFMTVQLCAASLVSENKVLCHPSSVDSIPTSCNQEDHVSMGGFAARKALTVVEHVEAVLAMELLAACQGIEFLKPLISTAPLHKIYQLVRSVAPPLNEDRYMKPEIDAVLEMIRENRIWEAVLPHLETLEAMEELDPDALRQFTKTPTGIVQDRSMIPISDDEESIE, encoded by the exons ATGCGTCTTCAAGTCCAAATTGGTACCGAATGCGTGGTTGTCCCATGCAAACCTGATGATACTATTCACGCT GTGGCCAAGAAGTCGGTCGAAAAACTTCGTCGTCTCCGTCCAAAGCTACCACTTGCTGATGACTACTTCGAAGTACGTAGAACTGTTGGAAACTCGCTTTTGGACCCTGAAGATTTGGTTTCCGACGTTCTGAAAGATAGTGATTTCATCATTGTCG CTGCAAGCGTTGAAGAAACAGAGGATGCGAAGGAAGCTAAAAAGCAAGAAGAAATTGACAATGCTcgtgctgaaattgaaaagattgaCAACCGGAGAAGAAA GGTTTCGTTTGCTGATTCTTTAGCTCCGATGGTGTTGGCCCCACCCACAAAACTGCTCATTCTGGATGGAAACAGTTTATTGCCTGAAGATCTTGTGAGATGTGAAAAGGGAGAGTGTGCTATTCAATTGTCCATGGAATCGGAAGACCGTATCAGAAAAGCAAGAACTTTCTTGGAAAAGATTGCTTCGGAACATAGAG CTGTTTACGGAGTGACCACTGgatttggaactttttcaaatgtcactatccctccagagaaattgaagaaacttCAACTCAATTTGATCCGTTCCCATGCAACTGGTTATGGAGAACCACTAGCTCCAAACCGTGCACGCATGTTACTGGCTCTTCGTATTAACATTCTTGCAAAGGGACATAGTGGTATTTCTGTGGAGAATATCAAGAAAATGATTGCTGCTTTTAATg CATTCTGCGTTTCGTATGTTCCACAACAGGGAACTGTAGGTTGCTCTGGCGATTTGTGTCCACTTGCACATTTGGCGCTCGGTCTCCTCGGAGAAGGAAAAATGTGGAGCCCAACCACTGGTTGGCAACCGGCTGATGTAGTTCTGAAAAAGAACAACCTTGAACCTCTTGAACTGGGACCTAAAGAAGGGTTGGCACTGATTAATGGAACACAAATGGTGACAGCACTTGGAGCATATA CCCTCGAAAGAGCCCATAATATTGCTCGCCAAGCTGATGTCATCGCCGCCCTTTCACTCGATGTTTTGAAAGGAACTACCAGGGCTTATGATCCAGATATTCACAGAATCCGCCCTCATCGTGGGCAAAATCTTTCTGCTTTACGCTTACGCGCCCTTCTTCACTCAGAAGCTAACCCATCTCAAATTGCAG AATCTCATCGTAACTGCACCAAGGTTCAAGATGCTTATACGCTCCGGTGCGTCCCACAAGTACATGGAGTTGTACACGATACCATTGAATTTGTTCGTGAAATCATCACCACCGAGATGAACTCTGCCACCGATAACCCATTAGTATTTGCCGACAGAGAGGAAATTATCAGTGGTGGTAACTTCCACGGCGAGTATCCAGCGAAGGCTCTTGATTTCTTGGCGATTGCCGTTGCCGAGCTTGCTCAGATGAGCGAACGCCGTTTGGAACGTTTAGTGAACAAAGAGCTCAGTGGACTTCCAACTTTCTTGACTCCAGACGGTGGTCTAAACTCTGGCTTTATGACTGTTCAACTTTGTGCTGCAAGTTTGG tttctgaaaacaagGTACTATGTCATCCATCTTCGGTCGATAGCATTCCAACCAGCTGCAACCAG gAGGATCACGTAAGCATGGGTGGATTTGCAGCCCGAAAAGCACTTACCGTAGTTGAGCATGTTGAAGCTGTTCTAGCCATGGAATTGCTAGCTGCATGCCAGGGAATTGAATTCCTCAAACCGTTGATTTCTACAGCTCCTCTTCACAAAATTTACCAACTTGTTAGATCTGTGGCACC ACCGCTCAACGAAGATCGCTATATGAAACCTGAGATCGATGCTGTGCTTGAAATGATCCGAGAAAATCGTATCTGGGAAGCAGTTCTTCCACATTTGGAAACTTTGGAGGCTATGGAGGAGCTTGACCCAGATGCCCTCCGTCAATTCACAAAGACACCAACTGGAATTGTTCAGGATCGTTCAATGATCCCAATTTCCGATGATGAGGAAAGCATTGAATAA
- the suca-1 gene encoding Succinate--CoA ligase [ADP-forming] subunit beta, mitochondrial (Confirmed by transcript evidence) yields MIGRISQPLLNTSQKFMAPAARTLMLHEHHGMKILQNYEIKVPPFGVAQDAETAFSEAKRIGGKDYVVKAQVLAGGRGKGRFSSGLQGGVQIVFTPDEVKQKAGMMIGANLITKQTDHRGKKCEEVMVCKRLFTRREYYFSITLDRNTNGPIVIASSQGGVNIEEVAATNPDAIVKMPIDVNVGITKELAHEIAVKMGFSKDCEQQASEIIEKLYQMFKGSDATLVEINPMAEDVNGDVYCMDCKLLLDSNAEFRQAKLFDLKDKKQEDELEIRAAAANLNYIRLDGTIGCMVNGAGLAMATMDIIKLHGGEPANFLDVGGGATVEQVTEAFKIITADKDKVSAILVNIFGGIMRCDVIAQGIIQAARELDLKIPIVVRLQGTKVEDAKALIATSQLRILPCDNLDEAAKMVVKLSNIVDLARATNVDVKFELSI; encoded by the exons atgattggaaGAATCAGTCAGCCGCTCCTCAACACCTCACAGAAATTCATGGCGCCGGCCGCCAGAACACTTATGCTCCATGAGCATCACGGAATGAAGATTCTGCAGAATTATGAGATCAAGGTGCCACCATTCGGAGTTGCTCAGGATGCCGAAACCGCTTTCAGTGAGGCTAAAAGAATCGGTGGAAAGGATTACGTCGTCAAGGCTCAAGTTCTTGCTGGAGGACGTGGAAAAGGAAGGTTCTCGTCCGGACTTCAGGGAGGAGTACAAATTGTCTTCAC CCCAGATGAGGTGAAACAAAAGGCTGGAATGATGATTGGAGCTAACCTGATCACCAAACAAACGGATCATCGTGGAAAGAAGTGTGAAGAG GTGATGGTTTGCAAACGCCTGTTCACCCGCCGTGAATACTACTTCTCCATAACTCTTGACAGAAATACCAATGGACCAATTGTTATTGCTTCTTCCCAAGGAGGAGTTAACATTGAAGAAGTTGCCGCCACCAATCCAGATGCCATCGTGAAGATGCCAATTGATGTCAACGTCGGAATCACTAAAGAGCTTGCTCACGAGATCGCCGTTAAGATGGGATTCTCG aaggacTGTGAACAACAAGCTTCTGAAATCATTGAGAAGCTCTACCAGATGTTCAAGGGATCCGACGCTACTCTTGTCGAAATCAACCCAATGGCCGAGGATGTGAACGGAGATGTCTACTGCATGGACTGCAAGCTCCTTCTTGACTCCAATGCAGAATTCCGTCAAGCCAAGCTTTTCGATCTTAAGGATAAGAAGCAAGAGGACGAGCTCGAG ATCCGCGCCGCCGCTGCCAACCTCAACTACATTCGTCTTGATGGAACCATCGGATGCATGGTCAACGGAGCTGGACTCGCCATGGCCACCATGGACATTATCAAGTTGCACGGAGGAGAACCAGCCAACTTCCTCGACGTTGGAGGTGGTGCCACCGTTGAACAAGTCACTGAAGCTTTCAAGATCATCACCGCTGACAAGGACAAGGTCTCAGCCATTTTGGTGAACATCTTTGGAGGAATCATGAGATGCGATGTCATTGCTCAGGGAATTATTCAAGCTGCCAGAGAGTTGGACCTCAAGATCCCAATTGTTGTCAGATTGCAAG gAACAAAGGTTGAAGACGCCAAGGCTTTGATTGCCACCTCCCAACTCAGAATTCTTCCATGCGATAACCTCGACGAAGCCGCCAAGATGGTTGTCAAGCTTTCCAACATTGTTGATCTCGCTCGTGCCACCAACGTCGATGTCAAATTCGAGCTTTCCATCTAA
- the acbp-3 gene encoding Acyl-CoA-binding protein homolog 3 (Partially confirmed by transcript evidence), which yields MSLQEKFDAAVEIIQKLPKTGPVATSNDQKLTFYSLFKQASIGDVNTDRPGIFSIIERKKWDSWKELEGVSQDEAKERYIKALNDMFDKIAEELDVAAWLEQIDPVIKTNLALIGK from the exons atgtctCTTCAAGAAAAGTTCGACGCTGCTGTGGAAATCATCCAGAAACTTCCAAAAACAG gACCAGTTGCCACCAGCAATGATCAGAAGCTTACCTTTTACTCTTTGTTCAAACAGGCTTCTATCGGAGATGTGAACACCGATAGACCAGGAATTTTCTCCATCATCGAGAGAAAGAAGtg GGACTCATGGAAAGAGCTCGAAGGAGTGTCTCAAGATGAAGCTAAAGAGCGTTATATCAAGGCTCTAAACGACATGTTTGACAAAATCGCCGAG GAACTTGATGTTGCCGCTTGGCTTGAACAAATTGACCCAGTCATCAAAACCAACCTCGCTCTCATTGGAAAGTAA
- the F47B10.8 gene encoding MARVEL domain-containing protein (Confirmed by transcript evidence), with protein sequence MRNDNGMKRSSSMPKLLMKKKYNIHSIPGIIVLKDANGNENGNGNGIMKTPQRETVVSLGFTEDPIPPNSYCCNSCHIQKACRAVAVFAFLGFIINLVLYFMGISKLGLNGYLEAFLLIFDCISLLTLFCGVSKQRSGLLKPYLFYNVIWNFGMIILFLVFVYHMLKGTSDVSRNILDNLKALRSNPDEYHFRSRESVTTAILVTLGVMAAMSFVIVINCIFLHVVYRTFQFFAYQEDKKREEMDKKERL encoded by the exons aTGCGCAATGACAATGGCATGAAGCGTTCTTCGAGTATGCCCAAGTTGTTGATGAAGAAGAAATATAATATTCATTCGATTCCCGGCATCATCGTTCTAAAAG ATGCAAACGGAAATGAAAACGGAAACGGAAACGGAATAATGAAAACGCCGCAACGGGAAACTGTCGTGAGCCTGGGTTTCACGGAAGATCCCATTCCTCCCAACAGTTATTGCTGCAATTCTTGTCATATTCAA AAAGCGTGCCGAGCAGTTGCAGTATTTGCCTTTTTAGGATTTATCATAAACCTTGTTCTATATTTTATGGGCATCTCAAAACTCGGTCTAAACG gATATCTCGAAGCGTTCCTTCTTATATTCGACTGCATTTCTCTGCTGACTCTGTTTTGTGGTGTCTCAAAGCAACGTTCGGGATTGCTGAAGCCGTACTTGTTTTACAat GTAATATGGAACTTTGGCATGATAATTTTGTTCCTGGTTTTTGTGTACCACATGTTGAAGGGAACTAGTGATGTATCGAG GAACATCCTCGACAATCTTAAAGCTTTGCGATCAAATCCAGATGAGTATCACTTCCGATCAAGAGAAAGTGTTACCA ctgcaaTCCTGGTCACACTGGGTGTGATGGCTGCCATGTCGTTTGTTATAGTCATAAATTGCATATTTTTGCATGTTGTCTACCgcacttttcagttttttgcatACCAGGAAGACAAGAAGAGAGAGGAAATGGATAAAAAGGAACGCTTATAA
- the F47B10.8 gene encoding MARVEL domain-containing protein (Confirmed by transcript evidence), whose amino-acid sequence MARNARTPPCPTPTPAPTIAQCHSIPSIRIERSKDENGISKEIVSAPKPTPPPRTVTYGNTLMPTANRLPRQPRQTSLRSHANGNENGNGNGIMKTPQRETVVSLGFTEDPIPPNSYCCNSCHIQKACRAVAVFAFLGFIINLVLYFMGISKLGLNGYLEAFLLIFDCISLLTLFCGVSKQRSGLLKPYLFYNVIWNFGMIILFLVFVYHMLKGTSDVSRNILDNLKALRSNPDEYHFRSRESVTTAILVTLGVMAAMSFVIVINCIFLHVVYRTFQFFAYQEDKKREEMDKKERL is encoded by the exons ATGGCGCGCAATGCGAGGACACCGCCATGTCCGACACCAACTCCAGCACCAACGATTGCACAGTGTCATTCGATTCCATCGATCCGAATTGAAAGATCTAAAGATGAAAATGGGATATCAAAAGAAATTGTGTCCGCACCAAAGCCAACGCCACCTCCCAGAACTGTTACATACGGCAATACATTAATGCCTACGGCAAATCGTCTTCCAAGACAGCCGAGACAAACATCATTGCGATCAC ATGCAAACGGAAATGAAAACGGAAACGGAAACGGAATAATGAAAACGCCGCAACGGGAAACTGTCGTGAGCCTGGGTTTCACGGAAGATCCCATTCCTCCCAACAGTTATTGCTGCAATTCTTGTCATATTCAA AAAGCGTGCCGAGCAGTTGCAGTATTTGCCTTTTTAGGATTTATCATAAACCTTGTTCTATATTTTATGGGCATCTCAAAACTCGGTCTAAACG gATATCTCGAAGCGTTCCTTCTTATATTCGACTGCATTTCTCTGCTGACTCTGTTTTGTGGTGTCTCAAAGCAACGTTCGGGATTGCTGAAGCCGTACTTGTTTTACAat GTAATATGGAACTTTGGCATGATAATTTTGTTCCTGGTTTTTGTGTACCACATGTTGAAGGGAACTAGTGATGTATCGAG GAACATCCTCGACAATCTTAAAGCTTTGCGATCAAATCCAGATGAGTATCACTTCCGATCAAGAGAAAGTGTTACCA ctgcaaTCCTGGTCACACTGGGTGTGATGGCTGCCATGTCGTTTGTTATAGTCATAAATTGCATATTTTTGCATGTTGTCTACCgcacttttcagttttttgcatACCAGGAAGACAAGAAGAGAGAGGAAATGGATAAAAAGGAACGCTTATAA
- the F47B10.8 gene encoding MARVEL domain-containing protein (Confirmed by transcript evidence), which produces MSKDRNIIYYRDLYYYTVMFADANGNENGNGNGIMKTPQRETVVSLGFTEDPIPPNSYCCNSCHIQKACRAVAVFAFLGFIINLVLYFMGISKLGLNGYLEAFLLIFDCISLLTLFCGVSKQRSGLLKPYLFYNVIWNFGMIILFLVFVYHMLKGTSDVSRNILDNLKALRSNPDEYHFRSRESVTTAILVTLGVMAAMSFVIVINCIFLHVVYRTFQFFAYQEDKKREEMDKKERL; this is translated from the exons ATGAGCAAGGACCGAAATATTATCTACTATCGTGATCTCTACTATTACACTGTTATGTTTGCAGATGCAAACGGAAATGAAAACGGAAACGGAAACGGAATAATGAAAACGCCGCAACGGGAAACTGTCGTGAGCCTGGGTTTCACGGAAGATCCCATTCCTCCCAACAGTTATTGCTGCAATTCTTGTCATATTCAA AAAGCGTGCCGAGCAGTTGCAGTATTTGCCTTTTTAGGATTTATCATAAACCTTGTTCTATATTTTATGGGCATCTCAAAACTCGGTCTAAACG gATATCTCGAAGCGTTCCTTCTTATATTCGACTGCATTTCTCTGCTGACTCTGTTTTGTGGTGTCTCAAAGCAACGTTCGGGATTGCTGAAGCCGTACTTGTTTTACAat GTAATATGGAACTTTGGCATGATAATTTTGTTCCTGGTTTTTGTGTACCACATGTTGAAGGGAACTAGTGATGTATCGAG GAACATCCTCGACAATCTTAAAGCTTTGCGATCAAATCCAGATGAGTATCACTTCCGATCAAGAGAAAGTGTTACCA ctgcaaTCCTGGTCACACTGGGTGTGATGGCTGCCATGTCGTTTGTTATAGTCATAAATTGCATATTTTTGCATGTTGTCTACCgcacttttcagttttttgcatACCAGGAAGACAAGAAGAGAGAGGAAATGGATAAAAAGGAACGCTTATAA
- the F47B10.8 gene encoding MARVEL domain-containing protein (Confirmed by transcript evidence) — translation MNFEPYSVVLESDNPDCPIIKIPHYANGNENGNGNGIMKTPQRETVVSLGFTEDPIPPNSYCCNSCHIQKACRAVAVFAFLGFIINLVLYFMGISKLGLNGYLEAFLLIFDCISLLTLFCGVSKQRSGLLKPYLFYNVIWNFGMIILFLVFVYHMLKGTSDVSRNILDNLKALRSNPDEYHFRSRESVTTAILVTLGVMAAMSFVIVINCIFLHVVYRTFQFFAYQEDKKREEMDKKERL, via the exons ATGAATTTTGAGCCGTATTCAGTTGTTTTGGAATCAGATAACCCTGACTGTCCAATTATCAAGATTCCGCATT ATGCAAACGGAAATGAAAACGGAAACGGAAACGGAATAATGAAAACGCCGCAACGGGAAACTGTCGTGAGCCTGGGTTTCACGGAAGATCCCATTCCTCCCAACAGTTATTGCTGCAATTCTTGTCATATTCAA AAAGCGTGCCGAGCAGTTGCAGTATTTGCCTTTTTAGGATTTATCATAAACCTTGTTCTATATTTTATGGGCATCTCAAAACTCGGTCTAAACG gATATCTCGAAGCGTTCCTTCTTATATTCGACTGCATTTCTCTGCTGACTCTGTTTTGTGGTGTCTCAAAGCAACGTTCGGGATTGCTGAAGCCGTACTTGTTTTACAat GTAATATGGAACTTTGGCATGATAATTTTGTTCCTGGTTTTTGTGTACCACATGTTGAAGGGAACTAGTGATGTATCGAG GAACATCCTCGACAATCTTAAAGCTTTGCGATCAAATCCAGATGAGTATCACTTCCGATCAAGAGAAAGTGTTACCA ctgcaaTCCTGGTCACACTGGGTGTGATGGCTGCCATGTCGTTTGTTATAGTCATAAATTGCATATTTTTGCATGTTGTCTACCgcacttttcagttttttgcatACCAGGAAGACAAGAAGAGAGAGGAAATGGATAAAAAGGAACGCTTATAA
- the F47B10.9 gene encoding BTB domain-containing protein (Confirmed by transcript evidence) has translation MVAIHESVLDGIREKISLFSTETVLRKFQIDTQSDTLYVNLSYLAELSEYFHILRTGSYTEKTSEKVTLDDVYTDELVVFLSYVCPEGFEFDRTINQQNITPLVYFSDRLIFPWVKQEIKKYFKSDDFKNELYDAESLIQLCYLLHTQCYASGDIDPIFKKIARLENISLVDKAVAAISDANMRSYFAERIIHFRPYSYQPRAQSFFDWNDTRARLFF, from the exons ATGGTGGCAATTCATGAATCGGTTCTTGATGGgattagagaaaaaatcagTCTTTTTTCTACTGAGACCGTCCTACGAAAGTTTCAAATCGACACACAATCTGACACACTTTATGTAAACCTCAGCTATTTGGCCGAACTGTCAGAGTATTTTcatat TTTGCGCACAGGTTCATACACCGAAAAAACATCCGAAAAAGTAACTCTTGATGATGTATACACAGATGAACTTGTGGTGTTCCTATCATACGTGTGCCCGGAAGGATTTGAATTTGACCGCACTATcaatc aacaaaacaTCACGCCTCTTGTTTACTTCTCGGATCGTCTCATCTTCCCATGGGTTAagcaagaaatcaagaaatatttcaaaagcg atgactTCAAAAATGAGTTGTACGATGCGGAGTCGTTGATTCAGCTTTGCTACCTTCTTCACACGCAGTGCTACGC TAGCGGTGATATTGatccaattttcaagaagaTTGCACGGCTCGAAAACATCTCGTTGGTTGATAAAGCAGTAGCCGCTATTTCAGATGCCAACATGCGCAGTTATTTTGCCGAGAGAATCATTCATTTCAGACCA TACTCCTATCAACCAAGAGCCCAATCGTTTTTCGATTGGAATGATACTCGAgctcgtttatttttttga
- the nstp-9 gene encoding Sugar phosphate transporter domain-containing protein (Partially confirmed by transcript evidence), translated as MVSSNIVFPIASYWVCSIGLVFINKHLLSGIGAELDIPLFITCCQCLVTIGICLVLRWGSFKTKYLKTFSKLDINFETCIDVLPLSIVFVAMISFNNLCLRNVGVAFYYVGRSITTVFTVILTYVFFGDNSTKGVNVSCLVILIGFGIGSDQESQDPLTTSGVLYGMFASLAVALNALYTKSILPKVGNCIWQLTWYNNILAVLLFLPLIIINGDFGKIWNHFPTWSFWQLLFISGIFGFVMNYVTGWQIKATSPLTHNISATAKSASQTVIAVFLYSEVKSYLWWFSNLIILLGSMLYTIAKKSEVYSKLRQLKSN; from the exons ATGGTTTCTAGCAACATTGTGTTTCCTATTGCTTCGTACTg GGTATGCTCAATAGGATTGGTATTTATAAATAAACATCTGCTGTCTGGGATAGGTGCCGAG CTGGATATTCCCTTGTTTATAACATGTTGCCAGTGCCTAGTGACGATTGGAATATGTTTGGTCCTTCGCTGGGGATCCTTCAAAACCAAATATTTGAAGACGTTTTCAAAGCTGGACATAAATTTCGAAACATGCATAGAT gttttaccactttcaattgtttttgtgGCAATGATCTCATTCAATAACTTGTGTCTTCGAAATGTTGGTGTAGCATTTTACTACGTTGGAAGATCAATTACAACCGTCTTTACTGTG ATATTGACGTATGTATTTTTTGGAGATAACTCAACAAAAGGCGTGAATGTCTCTTGTTTGGTTATATTAATTGGTTTTGGGATAGGATCGGATCAAGAGTCTCAAGATCCATTAACTACAAGTGGGGTTCTTTACGGAATGTTCGCTTCTTTGGCAGTTGCTTTGAACGCTTTATACACAAAATC AATTCTGCCAAAAGTTGGTAACTGTATCTGGCAATTGACATGGTACAATAATATTCTAGCAGTGCTACTTTTCCTTCCTCTAATTATCATTAATGgagattttggcaaaatttggaatCATTTCCCAacttggtcattttggcaattgctaTTTATATCAGGAATATTTGGGTTTGTAATGAATTATGTTACAGGATGGCAAATTAAA GCAACATCTCCTCTTACACATAACATCTCGGCAACCGCAAAATCTGCATCCCAGACCGTCATAGCAGTGTTTCTTTATAGTGAAGTGAAGTCATATTTATG GTGGTTCAGTAATTTAATCATTCTTCTGGGTTCAATGCTGTACACCATAGCTAAAAAGAGCGAAGTGTATTCAAAGCTACGACAGCTGAAATCAAATTAA
- the dgn-1 gene encoding Dystroglycan 1 (Confirmed by transcript evidence) produces the protein MRLIFLVSTLLLVTTAISDTRVFIGELFEHNLGDNYTIATGKDSGPLPSWLMVRDQTLTGIPTENDVGRHTVMIKSRGRKPVYLYLNVEEETISPCGANNTFWMETYHEQEASLANRINTALAMNELELDPEIKTVRIYSFNFSLINRELEEINQEAVHGQYMAIWKVACEDFDEALNYMDDFVDREDVDYDSIKLAKGFFKPGMAPKPTKEAEDPTTAEYLRTTTELIRTTRRITDNKPILLNRLPSFTCTRGEMCDLRIPSETFKDAEDGDTFKMKLSVLALDNAEVWMINESNKGLIGVPMRTGEFNYRLEARDKAGQLASAPFQVNVKPALPTNHRVQLEMDQPTPQQMATNPSKRNLLVRALARSLKAPVNSFTIQEIGYKNNKTMVAFSNNSIPYKVCDEAAINAMASKMIIKQKMRTKTEFVKTMGNQFYVRTATMIRHGNCDETVEISTTAPTVESIQEADSQLLLICVLLFLLLLIAVAIIIYCACIKKSGKKKSTSTEYVSKGLPVVFPDEVEENDPTHAGTPMLAREERPPLKVSQHENPLYKPPPPIASNSPRLGHASSSSNQKLQSPFIPP, from the exons ATGCGTCTCATTTTCCTGGTATCCACCCTGCTACTAGTGACAACCGCCATTTCCGACACCCGTGTGTTTATTGGAGAACTGTTTGAGCACAACCTTGGAGACAACTACACCATTGCTACTGGAAAGGATTCCGGCCCACTTCCTTCATGGCTCATGGTTCGCGACCAGACGCTAACGGGTATCCCAACTGAAAACGACGTTGGCAGGCACACTGTCATG ATCAAATCAAGAGGACGCAAGCCCGTTTACCTGTACCTGAATGTCGAGGAAGAAACTATAAGCCCATGTGGAGCCAACAACACTTTCTGGATGGAAACCTACCACGAGCAAGAGGCGTCG ctcgCCAACAGAATCAACACTGCACTTGCAATGAATGAGTTGGAGCTGGATCCAGAAATCAAGACTGTGCGTATCTACTCGTTCAACTTCAGTTTGATCAATAGAGAGCTCGAAGAAATCAACCAAGAAGCCGTTCATGGACAGTATATGGCTATTTGGAAGGTTGCCTGTGAAGATTTCGATGAAGCACTCAATTACATGGATGACTTCGTTGATCGAGAGGATGTTGATTATGACTCGATTAAATTAGCTAAAGGATTCTTCAAGCCGGGAATGGCTCCAAAACCAACAAAAGAGGCTGAAGATCCCACGACTGCCGAGTACTTGCGTACAACAACTGAGCTCATCCGTACCACGAGAAGAATCACTGACAACAAACCAATCCTTCTCAACAGACTTCCATCATTCACTTGCACAAG aggagAAATGTGCGACCTTCGTATTCCATCAGAAACATTCAAGGATGCAGAAGATGGAGACACCTTCAAGATGAAGCTCTCGGTTCTGGCTCTTGACAATGCTGAAGTCTGGATGATCAACGAATCGAACAAGGGACTCATCGGAGTTCCAATGAGAACTGGAGAATTCAATTACCGTCTCGAAGCTCGTGACAAAGCTGGACAACTCGCATCTGCTCCATTCCAGGTCAATGTGAAGCCAGCTCTTCCAACCAATCACCGTGTCCAGTTAGAAATGGATCAACCAACTCCCCAGCAAATGGCTACCAATCCTTCAAAGAGAAACTTGCTCGTCCGTGCTCTTGCCAGATCCCTCAAGGCTCCAGTCAACAGTTTCACTATTCAAGAAATTGGATACAAGAACAACAAAACAATGGTGGCTTTCAGCAACAATTCAATTCCATACAAAGTATGCGATGAAGCTGCAATCAATGCTATGGCCTCAAAGATGATTATCAAGCAAAAGATGAGAACTAAGACGGAGTTTGTCAAAACTATGGGAAATCAATTCTATGTGCGTACCGCCACTATGATCCGCCACGGAAACTGTGATGAGACAGTCGAAATTAGCACTACAGCTCCAACTGTTGAATCAATTCAAGAAGCTGACTCGCAGCTGTTGCTCATCTGCGtccttcttttccttcttctcctgATTGCGGTTGCCATCATTATCTACTGTGCTTGTATCAAGAAAAGTGGAAAGAAGAAGTCAACGAGCACCGAATATGTGTCCAAGGGCCTTCCAGTTGTCTTCCCAGATGAGGTTGAGGAGAATGATCCAACACACGCCGGAACTCCAATGCTCGCTCGTGAGGAACGTCCACCACTCAAG GTGTCTCAGCACGAGAATCCGTTGTACAAGCCACCACCACCAATCGCCAGCAACTCTCCACGTCTCGGACATGCTTCATCATCATCGAACCAAAAGCTTCAGTCTCCATTCATTCCTCCTTAA